One Leptolyngbya ohadii IS1 genomic window carries:
- a CDS encoding calcium-binding protein, with protein MAINGDNNDNILFDTPGNDVMNGLAGNDSLYGGLGNDTVNGDAGNDVVIGSWGNDTLRGGSGDDIIGFSSTHDEIGDDFIDGGSGNDRIYAGTGSDIAYGGLGGDTVHGGADNDFLFGGVAVDASTNDPDTGNDRLYGEAGNDFMRGGAGNDLMYGGIGNDEMYGDLGNDTMIGDEGNDLMRGGNGNDDLIGGANDDTLYGEDGADFLYGGDGNDVLHGGSDADVLLGQFGNDTLVGGINNDRLNGFGTSASAVSQFDNLYGGLNSDTFILGGSWGTSYFEPGDGYAVIHDWNSLQDFIEVNGTAANIDLVFNSVAGIGGGALDTEIFFTDAGGTRDRIAILKDTTAVSVNQDFIFV; from the coding sequence ATGGCTATTAACGGTGACAATAACGATAATATCTTGTTTGATACTCCAGGCAACGATGTTATGAATGGTCTGGCAGGCAACGATAGTCTTTATGGCGGTTTAGGTAACGATACTGTCAATGGTGATGCTGGCAATGACGTTGTAATTGGCAGTTGGGGTAATGATACTCTACGGGGCGGTTCCGGGGATGACATTATAGGATTCAGCTCTACTCACGACGAAATTGGTGATGATTTTATCGATGGGGGTAGTGGTAACGATCGGATCTATGCAGGAACCGGCAGTGACATCGCTTACGGCGGGCTTGGAGGCGACACAGTACACGGTGGCGCAGACAACGACTTCTTGTTTGGTGGGGTAGCTGTCGATGCTAGCACCAATGATCCTGACACTGGTAATGACCGCTTATATGGGGAAGCTGGCAATGACTTTATGCGCGGTGGTGCTGGTAATGATCTTATGTATGGGGGTATCGGCAATGATGAGATGTATGGCGATCTGGGTAACGACACTATGATCGGTGATGAGGGCAATGACTTGATGCGGGGTGGAAACGGTAACGATGACCTGATTGGCGGTGCCAATGACGATACCTTATATGGTGAAGATGGAGCCGACTTTTTGTACGGTGGAGATGGCAACGATGTCTTGCATGGCGGTAGCGATGCGGATGTGCTGCTTGGTCAATTTGGCAACGATACGCTTGTAGGCGGCATTAACAACGATCGCCTCAACGGCTTTGGCACATCTGCAAGCGCGGTTTCCCAGTTCGATAACCTGTATGGAGGGTTAAATAGCGATACATTTATTCTAGGAGGCAGCTGGGGTACCTCTTACTTTGAACCAGGCGATGGCTATGCGGTGATTCATGACTGGAATAGTCTGCAAGACTTTATCGAAGTGAATGGTACTGCTGCAAACATCGATCTTGTATTTAATAGTGTTGCTGGTATTGGGGGCGGCGCACTCGATACGGAGATCTTCTTCACTGACGCTGGTGGAACGCGCGATCGTATCGCAATTCTGAAAGATACTACCGCTGTATCTGTTAATCAAGATTTCATCTTTGTCTAA
- a CDS encoding Uma2 family endonuclease, whose amino-acid sequence MSQRPTFPLQPTPPLPPRETLPTMYDLPSEHLEESGLPDEFHDLQPQLLSATLRLRHYAKSDLFTGTDLNLYYDVRHPQWYKRPDWFLVLGVSRLYDGKDLRSSYVLWQEGVDPFVVVELLSPGTEREDLGDRAEVIAEAQSIEAVGTILENGEAKPPRKWEVYEQVLRVPYYIVFSRYTNQVRFFQLVGGRYQEQAIDLQRPRVWIPELELGIGLWNGTFEGVERQWLRWYDDQGNWIPTDTERADRLAARLRELGEDPDALS is encoded by the coding sequence ATGAGTCAGCGACCCACGTTTCCCCTTCAGCCTACTCCCCCGCTGCCGCCTCGTGAGACGCTGCCCACGATGTACGATTTGCCCAGCGAGCATCTAGAGGAATCCGGCTTGCCCGACGAATTTCACGACCTTCAGCCGCAGCTTCTGAGTGCGACACTGCGCCTGCGACACTATGCTAAATCCGATCTATTTACCGGAACCGATCTCAATTTGTACTACGACGTGCGCCATCCCCAGTGGTACAAGCGACCCGACTGGTTTTTAGTTCTGGGCGTATCGCGTCTCTATGACGGGAAGGACCTGCGCTCCAGCTATGTCCTGTGGCAGGAAGGCGTTGATCCCTTTGTTGTCGTCGAACTCTTGTCTCCGGGGACAGAAAGAGAAGACCTGGGTGACAGAGCCGAAGTCATCGCAGAGGCGCAATCGATTGAAGCGGTTGGGACAATTCTGGAGAACGGTGAAGCCAAACCGCCTCGGAAATGGGAAGTTTATGAGCAAGTTCTGCGAGTGCCCTACTACATCGTCTTCAGCCGCTATACCAATCAAGTTCGCTTTTTCCAGCTTGTGGGCGGACGCTATCAGGAACAGGCGATCGACCTACAGCGCCCCCGTGTCTGGATTCCTGAACTTGAGCTTGGGATTGGACTCTGGAACGGAACTTTTGAGGGGGTTGAACGGCAGTGGCTCCGCTGGTACGACGACCAGGGCAACTGGATACCGACAGATACAGAACGTGCCGATCGTCTAGCTGCCCGGCTGCGAGAGCTGGGAGAAGATCCAGATGCCTTGTCTTAA
- a CDS encoding pirin family protein — protein sequence MSTNQPDLTIKTLRSIQRQVERHWVGDGFPVRTLFAYPTIGAALSPFLLLDYAGPVEFQPTTARRGVGEHPHRGFETVTIVYAGNVEHRDSSGGGGIIGPGDVQWMTAAAGVVHEEFHAPAFSQQGGLFEMVQLWVNLPAKFKMAPPRYQGILQEQIPIVNLPDGQGTVRVIAGEFAGVQGPAQTFTPIQMWDLRLDSSQPIDLTLPEGYTTILVVLKGIAQINSKHALTDAEAGLFDRAGTTLRIDRAQGVTALLLCGEPIDEPIAGQGPFVMNTRQEIVQAIVDYQSGKMGALPPTL from the coding sequence ATGTCAACAAACCAACCCGATCTAACCATCAAAACGCTTCGCAGCATTCAACGCCAGGTCGAGCGCCACTGGGTCGGGGACGGCTTTCCAGTCCGAACCCTGTTTGCCTATCCCACCATAGGGGCAGCCCTCAGTCCATTTTTGCTGCTGGACTATGCTGGACCTGTGGAGTTTCAGCCAACTACAGCGCGACGTGGGGTGGGAGAACATCCGCATCGGGGGTTTGAAACGGTCACGATCGTCTATGCCGGAAATGTGGAGCATCGAGACTCTTCCGGTGGAGGGGGCATCATTGGTCCTGGTGATGTGCAGTGGATGACGGCTGCTGCGGGCGTTGTCCATGAGGAGTTCCATGCCCCTGCTTTTTCCCAGCAAGGGGGGCTGTTCGAGATGGTGCAGCTTTGGGTGAACCTGCCTGCAAAATTCAAAATGGCTCCTCCCCGATATCAGGGCATTTTGCAAGAGCAGATTCCAATCGTCAATCTTCCTGATGGTCAGGGAACGGTGCGGGTAATTGCAGGCGAATTTGCTGGGGTTCAAGGTCCGGCTCAAACCTTCACACCCATTCAGATGTGGGATTTACGCCTTGATAGCTCACAGCCGATTGACCTGACCCTGCCAGAGGGTTACACGACTATCCTGGTGGTACTGAAGGGAATTGCTCAAATCAACAGCAAACATGCCTTGACTGACGCTGAAGCGGGACTGTTTGATCGCGCTGGGACAACGCTGCGAATCGATCGCGCTCAAGGGGTAACTGCGCTGCTGCTCTGCGGTGAACCAATCGATGAACCGATTGCCGGGCAGGGTCCTTTTGTGATGAACACGCGCCAGGAAATTGTTCAGGCGATTGTTGATTATCAGAGCGGCAAGATGGGAGCTTTACCCCCAACACTATGA
- a CDS encoding S-layer homology domain-containing protein: MLTLLILFPLLFLLNRFFWTKPVPSSTIYVNPNNGDDRNSGTQTNPLRTLDLALNQAKSRNDIDYIALPKDAEIFKKSLSCTAFSDINNSWASEFIQALATQGIIKGYPDCTFQPDAKLTRAEYAALLTQAFNLPETKTVRDFVDAPPDYWAYNAIQKNYSNKFLVGLGDSNDFKPNDTLKRVEVIAPLVSGLKLVPAGDNTKLNFYEDSISIPAWATGQVATATSNQLIVNYPYLKVLNPTQDATRAETVAMLYQALVATKRMPAINSVYIVPGY; the protein is encoded by the coding sequence TTGCTGACTCTTCTGATTTTATTTCCTTTGCTTTTTCTACTAAATAGGTTCTTCTGGACAAAACCTGTACCGTCTTCAACCATCTACGTTAATCCTAATAACGGAGACGATCGCAATAGTGGCACCCAAACCAATCCCCTTAGGACGCTTGATCTTGCATTGAATCAAGCTAAATCGCGGAACGATATTGATTATATAGCGCTTCCAAAAGATGCAGAAATCTTTAAGAAATCTCTTTCATGTACAGCCTTTAGTGATATTAATAACAGCTGGGCATCAGAATTTATTCAAGCTTTGGCGACTCAAGGTATTATTAAAGGCTATCCAGATTGTACATTTCAACCAGACGCAAAGTTAACTCGTGCAGAGTATGCTGCTTTATTAACCCAAGCTTTCAATCTACCAGAAACAAAAACAGTGAGGGATTTTGTTGATGCTCCTCCTGATTATTGGGCGTATAATGCTATTCAGAAAAATTATAGTAATAAATTTCTGGTTGGATTGGGAGACAGTAACGACTTTAAACCTAATGATACTCTTAAACGTGTGGAAGTAATTGCGCCGTTAGTTAGTGGTTTAAAGTTAGTTCCTGCGGGTGACAACACAAAACTAAACTTCTATGAGGACAGTATAAGCATTCCAGCATGGGCGACAGGGCAGGTTGCAACTGCTACTTCTAATCAACTCATTGTCAATTATCCTTATCTAAAAGTACTAAATCCCACCCAGGATGCAACTCGTGCAGAAACAGTTGCCATGCTTTACCAAGCACTAGTTGCAACAAAGCGAATGCCTGCAATTAACTCAGTTTATATTGTTCCAGGTTATTGA
- a CDS encoding pentapeptide repeat-containing protein, with product MSIRKRDGDVLPNTPDGDSLGGWVRWYFDELTPEQRLSVAWSTGLWGIGNVATFAIVFAVLLFLLESPKRSRQAKYQAWQVVYAAYGQKVSGARIAALEDLRARGESLASLTLEKEAVLSEINLTNADLTDANLSHTDLSDAILCGARLIGANLSSAILIDADLSRTNFSDAILCNARLSSAILCDAVLCGATLSHAIFSRADLCCADLCYTDLSNADLNGAILCDAILSHAILIDADLSSADLNGADLSGTDLSGANLSSANFQEAILLASNLSKSKALSREQLTGFNPPLLCAANLPDGMEDLSDRDCDRLPQVLMDRYPDNFTTLDEAKEYMENTPNWRRH from the coding sequence ATGAGCATCCGTAAGCGAGACGGAGACGTTCTGCCGAATACACCTGATGGCGATTCTCTGGGGGGGTGGGTTCGCTGGTATTTCGATGAGCTGACCCCAGAACAACGGCTTAGCGTGGCTTGGAGTACGGGACTTTGGGGCATTGGCAATGTAGCAACTTTTGCGATCGTCTTTGCTGTTTTGCTGTTCTTGCTTGAATCCCCTAAGCGTTCACGGCAGGCAAAGTATCAGGCATGGCAGGTTGTTTATGCAGCCTATGGGCAGAAGGTGAGTGGTGCCAGGATTGCAGCTCTGGAAGATTTGCGAGCACGGGGCGAATCTCTGGCTAGCTTGACTTTAGAAAAAGAAGCGGTTTTAAGCGAAATCAATTTAACAAATGCTGACCTCACCGATGCGAACCTCAGCCATACCGATCTCAGCGATGCGATTCTCTGTGGGGCTAGATTGATTGGGGCTAACCTTAGCAGTGCGATTCTCATTGATGCTGATCTTAGCCGTACCAACTTCAGTGATGCGATTCTCTGTAATGCGAGACTCAGCAGTGCGATTCTCTGTGATGCCGTCCTCTGTGGTGCGACGCTCAGCCATGCCATCTTTAGCCGTGCCGATCTGTGTTGTGCTGACCTTTGTTATACCGACCTCAGTAATGCCGATCTCAATGGTGCGATTCTCTGTGATGCCATTCTCAGCCATGCCATTCTCATTGATGCTGATTTAAGCAGTGCTGACCTCAATGGTGCTGACTTGAGTGGTACTGATCTCAGTGGTGCTAACCTGAGTAGTGCTAATTTCCAGGAGGCGATCTTGCTCGCTTCAAATTTGAGCAAGAGCAAAGCACTGAGCCGAGAGCAACTCACAGGATTCAATCCGCCTCTACTCTGTGCCGCAAACCTACCTGATGGCATGGAAGATTTATCCGATCGAGATTGCGATCGACTTCCTCAAGTTCTGATGGATAGATATCCAGATAATTTCACAACGTTAGACGAGGCAAAAGAGTATATGGAAAATACCCCTAATTGGCGGAGGCACTAG